The genomic DNA aatggtacttgttttatattatatgatTAAAGAAACTAATCACAAAAGTCTATTTCTACCCTGGTATTTACTATTTGTCAGTATCCCTAGTTCAGTTACTGATTGTAGGAAGGGAGTAGGGAAAGACTGTTTGGCTGGCAGATAACCTGGCACCAAGGTTAGTTTTTTGCTGTTTGTCTCACTACTTTTTTACATGATCCAATTACATGACCATATATTTTACAGTGGCTAAACTGTATAGCAGGTAGAATGTCTAAATAATAAACAAGAATGTTGCCTAGAGTAGTGGAAGTGGACTAAGGTCATTGTTGATCCTTTAGTAATTACTTAAACTacttaataagtaaaatttatgttttctgtAATGAGTGGATGCCAAACCATCTTCACTCAATTGGATATAGTGAGATATACATTTTAATAGTGAATCTGCCTTATTCATTAATATGATTCTCAgcccattttatatatactttccaATTTATAAAACTGATCACAATATAACCTATATCAGTTTCACTGACTTATGACGGTTGTGGGGAAAATGGAGAGGGAGTAACatagaaaacatacaaatagaagtcatgaaatatatttataattatttactcACCCTTCCCCTTTTGAGCTCCACTTGtggacttttaaataaatttgcatttgatctcaagacttaaaattttttgaaattaaacaatCTCTGGACTCTTCTTCGTATTTGTTGGGTCTTGATACTGTAAATAATGGGGTTCATCAAGGGTGGGAAAAGGATATAGATGTTGCCCAGGAGGACATGTACCCATGGTGAGAGGTGTTTCCCAAAGCGATGCACCATAGTCAGACCAATGATTGGGatgtagaaaacagaaacagcacAGATGTGAGATACACAGGTCTGCAAGGACTTGATTCTCTCTTCCCGTGATGCAATAGCTAAGACTGCATGCAAGATCATAATATAGGAGATAAGTATGAGCACTGCATCCAACAACAGGTTGCTAATTACCAGGGCAAGACCATAAATGCTATTGAAACGGATGTCTGAACAGGCCATTCTAATTAAGTCTTGGTGCAggcagaaagagtgagaaaggatGTGGGGGCGGCAATAATTTAAGAACTTTAGGCGAATGATGACTGGAGGTATGAGTAAAGAACTCCTACATAAGATTGTCACCCCAATTTTCATGATTTTGTCATTAGTTAGGATGGAAGAATAGCGTAGTGGGTTGCAAATGGCAATGTAACGGTCAAAAGCCATAgcaaggaggacagaggattccaTGAAGGACAAACCATGGATGAAGTAGGACTGGGCAATGCAGGAATCTAGGCTGATCTCACGAACGAATCCCCACAGGATCCCCAGCACCGTGTACATGGTAGACAGCCCCATGCACAGGTCAGTGAGGGCCAGCATGGCCAGGAAGTAGAACATGGGCTGGTGCAGGCTGGGCTCTGTCCGGATCACATGCAGCACCATGcagtttcccagaaaaactgTGGCATAGATGGAGGAGAAAGGGATGGAGATCCAGAGATAGTGAACTTCTAGGCCAGGAAAACCAGTGAGAATAAATCTGGAACTATTAACATTAAAGATAGAGATAGGAGACATTAGTAGACGATTGAAAATATTTCTACAGAGATGTTACAATTAGATTAGTTTATGATCTCCTAACTTCTAGCAATGTTTGTCTgcctttgagaagaaaataaaatacaatataatacaatttCCTTAAGTGTCGTAAACTCAGAAAAATAGAGACCTATTTCTGTATTCTATAAGGCAAAAATCCATTGTCTAGTCATAGCTTTTCCAGGACTAGTGACTAGGTGTGTCAAGAGATCAGGGGGTTTTATGAAGAAGCAATGATGTTTCTGGGTCCATGGGGTTTGGATTTGGGCCGGACTTGTGGGACTCTCTGTTTATTCCTGAAGGAAGATAACATGTGACCTGTGTGTACTGTTGCCATGGTTGTCATTATCCTCAGTAAAATGTGAAATGCATTGCTAAATTTTTCTCTTGGTTACCACAACTATTTCTTTCTCTACCCCCAAGGGGCCATAAGATCCCAGAGGaagtagactgagtaaagtaaTCTGACTTTGCGGGAACATGACAATTTAGCCAAGAGAAACCTAACAAACTAAGGGGAATCAGAACTTTTTTTGCACATTCTAAATTGTTTAACCCCTCTCTAAATCATTTACCCTATTTAGTCatacttcattatatttttctttatttttaggcATCTCATTATTCTGTATgagatttctcctttttctgacCTTCACAAtgtttttatctcttattttttatataacataaatgatattttaaactgTAAAGTACCAAACCAATACTTTCTGTCAGGTAATAACTTGGAAGAGAatagttaaatcatatggtacaTATTTGTTTAACTTTTGACAATATTTGTCAGTGTGTCTTCCAGGCAACTGTACCATTTGACTTTCGGACCAGGAGTGTATGAGAATTATAGTGCCTCTATATCTAGGCCAATACTTTGTACGgtcagatttttatttgttttcttttgttttgctataTTAGTAGATGTGTAGTGATATATCATTTTGGTTTATCATTTGGTTTAtcctttatcatatttttttgcatcttttctcatgattatttgttatatatactTCTTGGTGAAGTgcttcttcaaataattttccctttgtgATCAAGTTCTGTTCTTATTGAGTTTGGAGAGTTCTTTAcacatttaaattacaaaatccttcacagatacatgatttgcaactAGTTATTTTCAGGTTGTTAATTGtcctttatttctcttaacaGTGACTTTTACAAAACAAAGTTTTGCAAGAgtagcagaatttttttttttttttttagtgttgacaGACTCcaatttatatgtgtttttttcctttaaggaatATGCTCTTGTTATTATATCTACAAACCATCAAATCCAGGTCATgagattttctcatgttttctcctagaagttttacatttaacttttggttctataatccattttaagttaatttttatacatggtatcgagtttatttttatctttcagcacttccactttggaaaagattatcctttcttgATTGGTTTATCTTTGAACTTTTGCCAAAAGTCACTTGAATATGTGGTTTATCTGACCTCTCTATTCTGGTATTAATCTATGTGTTTATCCTTTTAAACACCATACTACTGTGATTATTATGGCTTTATAAAAGTCTTAAATCCAGCAaagtcctccaaatttgttccGGCTACTATATAATTCCTTTACCTGTACATGTAAATATTGCAATACACTTGTAAATATGTGCATAAAACTTTCCGAGATATTGATTGAGATTATGTTGAACCAAATATAAAACTGGGGATATTTGTcatgtcttccaatccatgaaaatgaaatatatttaaatttgtgtattttttttatttttcccattactATTATGAAGTTTTAATTCTAAcattttgagtgattttttttttcagatttaataCCAAATATTTGATTTGGGTGATGCAGTTATaatggcattattttattttttttttatttcaaagttagATTGTTAGACTTCTGCTTTCTGTTCTGACATGTAAAGGCTTTGGAAGTTATCACTCCCATTTttatagcaacaacaataaaaacaaaacaaactgaaaactgAAGGGTatgcttcctttttgtttcagattttatattGTAAAAAACTGTCCTTTTCCTGGGGTATTTAGTGccgtattttaaacatttttgttgctttgggtGCCAATTTCACTTTTTGAAATGGCCTCCAAGCATAGTACTGAAGTAAGTTCTTGTGTTCCTAAGTGCAAGGCTGTGATGTCCCTATCTtgcagagaaaatacatgtgtgaCATAAGCTTCCTTCAAACATGATTTGCAATGCTGTTGTACGTGAGTTCAATGTTGATGAATCAACAATATGGTacttccagaaaaaagaaaagaaattccctGATGTGTCTGTATTATTGAGAAAGGGCTAAAGTAATGTGTGTAATGCATGGTGAAACAGGGGAAACAATGAAAAAGCAGCCACATTTGTGGATTCAGGAGATGACAGCCGACAAAAACTGCATAGCGGCGATCGTTGTGAGATTTAGAAATTTAGGTTTAGGAAAATGTTAACCCCACTCAGCTAGCACTGGCTGGCTTGTGTGCTTAAATGGCAACATGGCATGAAGAATGTGCAACTTCAGGCAGCGCAGAGACAACAGTTCAGGAAACTGTAGAAGAAAGTTAAAACATCTCATAAATGTTCTGCAGGTAAAGGGTTTTGTGCCTGAACAGGTTTTCAACACTGATGAGACTGGCTTGTTTCACAGAGACACTGATAAGGGAacaatttttaagagagaacagaATAAGTGAACCTATATAATACCACAGTGTTTCTGTTAAATCTATTAAATGCAAAACGCTGTTATACTCAAAAAACGTTGTGACTAAgggttacttttttctttaccttttatttttcttggcagCAATAGTTCAGTACTCATTAATTCAGTGTTTGTGGCAACTTTATAACcatgaaaaaagaattaacttgTAAGTGTGCATTAAGGATTtcaatatatagagagaaatacaTATAGATGCAAAACCCAGCTCAATTCTCTGAGAGAGCCTGGAAACTGTGATTCCTCAATAGATATGACccatttggggagcctgggtggctcagttgagtaaatgtctgacttcagctcaggtcatgatctcacagtttgtgagttcgagccccacgtcaggctctgtgccgacagcttagagcctggagcctgcttcggattctgtctctctctctatctgctcctcccccattcatgctctatctctctctgtctctcaaaaataaataaacattaaaaaaagagaaaatagatatgACCCATCTAGCATGTAATTCTTAAACTTCTAGGTACTAATCTGTATGAAAAGGggatctgggggtgcctggatgattcagtcagttaagcatccgtctcttaattttgactccagtcatgatctcatggttggtgagatcaaggcccacattgggctgacagtgcagagcctgcctaggattttctttctcttactttctctcttccactcccctgcttgctctctctctctctcaaatacacgttaaaaaaaaaaagaaagaaaaaaagtgggcacctgggtagctcagttggttaagcttctgactttggctcagattacaATCTTGCcatccgtgggtttgagccctgcatcaggctctgtgctgacagctaggagactagagcctgctttggattctgtctctctctctctctctctctctctctctctctgcctgtcccccacttgcact from Panthera tigris isolate Pti1 chromosome D1, P.tigris_Pti1_mat1.1, whole genome shotgun sequence includes the following:
- the LOC102959793 gene encoding olfactory receptor 51V1-like gives rise to the protein MSPISIFNVNSSRFILTGFPGLEVHYLWISIPFSSIYATVFLGNCMVLHVIRTEPSLHQPMFYFLAMLALTDLCMGLSTMYTVLGILWGFVREISLDSCIAQSYFIHGLSFMESSVLLAMAFDRYIAICNPLRYSSILTNDKIMKIGVTILCRSSLLIPPVIIRLKFLNYCRPHILSHSFCLHQDLIRMACSDIRFNSIYGLALVISNLLLDAVLILISYIMILHAVLAIASREERIKSLQTCVSHICAVSVFYIPIIGLTMVHRFGKHLSPWVHVLLGNIYILFPPLMNPIIYSIKTQQIRRRVQRLFNFKKF